The following proteins come from a genomic window of Alosa sapidissima isolate fAloSap1 chromosome 20, fAloSap1.pri, whole genome shotgun sequence:
- the pcdh10b gene encoding protocadherin-10b isoform X1: protein MIVFLLLLCLANGVVSQIRYSVPEEEEHGTFVGNIAEDLGLDLTKLASRRFQTVPSSRSPYLEVNLETGVLFVSEKIDRERICKQSATCLLHLEVFLENPLELFRVEIEVLDINDNPPEFPETDITVEISESATPGTRFPLETAFDPDVGSNALRTYDITTNNYFYLDVQTQTDGNKFAELVLEKPLDREQQAVHRYVLTAVDGGQPPRTGTALLVVKVLDSNDNVPVFDQPVYSISLAENAPVGTLVIQLNATDMDEGLNGEVVYSFSNHISSRVKELFDIDARTGRIEVRGDVDFEESGLYQIYVQAKDMGPNAVPAHCKVLVQVTDVNDNAPEITFSTVTESVSENAAPGTVIALLSVTDKDAEENGQIHVEILGEVPFKLKSSFRNYYTIVTDGPLNRESADSYTVTVVARDKGSPSLATSKSIKVQVSDENDNAPAFTQPIYDVYVTENNVPGAYIHAVNAIDPDIGRNAHLNYSILECDIQGMSVKTYVSINNESGALYALRSFDYEQLKDFSFTVQATDNGIPELSSNATVNVIIVDQNDNAPSVIAPLGKNGTAREPLPRSAEPGYLVARIVAMDADDGENARLSYSIQRGNENGMFRMDWRTGELRTARRVSAKRDPQQLYDLLIEVRDHGQPPLSSSASVMVTLVDSVVEGHSGDRSGTAKAKETSLDLTLILIIALGSVSFIFLLAMIVLAVRCQKDKKLNIYSTCVTSDCCLLGCGLCCCGRQARAARKKKKLSKSDIMLVQSAHASAATNAAVSVASASQVPVEESGSFGSLHQNQNYCYQVCLTPESAKTDLMFLKACSPSRSADTEHNPCGAIVTGYTDQQQPDIISNGSILSNETKHQRAELSYLVDRPRRVNRLSISRSSAFQEADIVSSKDSGHGDSEQGDSDHDATHRGHSSGADLFSNCTEECKALGHSDRCWMPTFVPTDSRQGADYRSNLHVPGMDSVPDTEVFESEAQPGDKSFSTFGKETSLHNHHLHHNHNHSHHQTNHQYNQHNLHHHGTIDRRELDALLSSNSRAPYKPAYMTRKRIC from the exons ATGATTGTGTTTCTGCTTCTGCTGTGTCTTGCGAATGGCGTGGTCTCTCAGATACGTTACTCGGtaccggaggaggaggagcacggAACCTTCGTGGGGAATATCGCAGAGGACTTGGGTTTGGACCTTACGAAACTCGCGTCTCGCAGGTTTCAGACTGTGCCCAGCTCACGGAGCCCTTACCTGGAGGTGAACCTGGAAACCGGTGTGCTTTTCGTCAGTGAGAAGATTGACCGCGAGCGCATTTGTAAACAGAGTGCCACCTGTCTCCTCCACCTTGAGGTGTTTCTCGAGAACCCGCTCGAACTCTTCCGCGTCGAGATCGAGGTCTTGGACATTAACGACAATCCCCCCGAATTCCCGGAGACCGACATCACCGTGGAGATCTCCGAGAGTGCCACCCCAGGCACTCGCTTCCCGCTGGAGACTGCCTTCGACCCGGACGTTGGCAGTAACGCATTACGCACGTACGACATCACCACAAACAATTATTTTTACCTGGACGTACAGACGCAGACCGATGGGAATAAATTCGCCGAACTTGTGCTGGAAAAGCCTCTTGATCGCGAGCAGCAGGCAGTTCACAGGTACGTGCTAACCGCAGTGGACGGTGGCCAGCCCCCGCGGACTGGCACGGCGCTGCTGGTAGTGAAAGTGCTCGACTCCAACGACAATGTTCCGGTGTTTGATCAGCCCGTGTACTCCATTAGCCTGGCTGAAAACGCGCCAGTGGGAACCCTGGTTATTCAGCTTAACGCAACCGACATGGATGAGGGACTGAACGGAGAAGTTGTGTATTCTTTCAGCAATCACATATCCAGTAGGGTTAAGGAGTTATTCGATATAGACGCACGCACCGGGAGGATAGAAGTGCGGGGGGATGTGGATTTCGAGGAGAGCGGTCTTTACCAGATTTATGTGCAAGCAAAGGATATGGGACCAAACGCCGTGCCCGCGCACTGCAAAGTTCTGGTGCAAGTGACAGACGTGAATGACAATGCGCCTGAGATCACCTTCAGCACAGTCACGGAGTCCGTTAGCGAGAATGCCGCTCCGGGAACTGTAATAGCGCTGCTTAGCGTCACGGACAAGGATGCCGAGGAAAACGGACAGATTCACGTCGAGATCCTTGGCGAAGTGCCATTCAAGCTCAAAAGCTCGTTCAGGAACTATTACACTATTGTCACGGACGGCCCGTTGAACAGAGAGAGCGCAGATTCCTACACAGTAACGGTGGTGGCCAGAGATAAAGGCTCCCCGTCTCTTGCCACAAGTAAATCGATTAAAGTCCAAGTTTctgatgaaaatgacaatgcgCCAGCGTTTACGCAGCCCATTTATGATGTGTATGTAACTGAAAATAATGTTCCCGGTGCATACATTCACGCAGTGAATGCGATAGACCCTGATATTGGTCGAAATGCGCATTTAAATTACTCCATACTGGAGTGTGACATACAGGGTATGTCGGTCAAAACCTACGTGTCAATCAACAACGAGAGCGGAGCTCTATACGCCCTCAGGTCATTCGATTACGAGCAGCTCAAAGACTTTAGTTTCACAGTCCAGGCGACAGACAATGGCATCCCCGAGCTCTCTTCAAACGCTACAGTCAATGTGATTATCGTGGACCAGAACGACAATGCCCCCTCTGTGATTGCGCCACTGGGCAAGAATGGAACGGCCAGAGAACCTCTGCCCCGCTCAGCCGAGCCCGGATACCTGGTCGCTCGCATCGTCGCCATGGATGCAGATGATGGCGAGAACGCACGGCTGTCTTACAGCATCCAGAGGGGAAATGAAAATGGCATGTTCCGTATGGACTGGCGAACTGGAGAGCTAAGGACTGCGCGCAGGGTGTCTGCCAAGCGGGACCCCCAGCAGCTGTATGACCTGTTGATCGAGGTTAGGGACCACGGCCAGCCGCCTCTGTCCTCCAGTGCCAGCGTGATGGTGACGCTGGTGGATAGCGTGGTGGAGGGCCACAGCGGAGACCGGAGCGGCACGGCCAAAGCGAAAGAGACCAGTCTGGACCTGACCCTGATCCTCATCATCGCTCTGGGTTCCGTCTCCTTCATCTTCCTGCTCGCCATGATTGTGCTTGCAGTGCGCTGTCAGAAGGACAAGAAGCTCAACATCTACAGCACGTGCGTGACCAGCGACTGCTGCCTCCTGGGCTGCGGCTTGTGCTGCTGCGGCAGGCAGGCGCGGGCCGCCCGGAAGAAAAAAAAGCTGAGCAAGTCGGACATTATGTTGGTGCAGAGCGCGCATGCCAGTGCGGCCACCAACGCGGCCGTCAGCGTTGCGAGCGCGTCGCAGGTGCCCGTGGAGGAATCCGGAAGCTTCGGCTCGCTCCACCAGAACCAGAACTACTGCTACCAGGTATGTCTGACACCGGAGTCCGCCAAAACCGACCTCATGTTCCTCAAGGCCTGTAGTCCGTCACGGAGCGCCGACACTGAACACAACCCTTGCGGAGCAATAGTAACAGGGTACACTGACCAGCAGCAGCCTGACATCATATCCAACGGCAGCATCTTATCGAATGAG ACCAAACACCAGCGTGCGGAGCTGAGCTACCTGGTGGACAGACCGAGGCGCGTGAACAG ACTCTCCATATCTCGCAGCTCGGCCTTCCAGGAGGCGGATATTGTGAGCTCGAAAGACAGTGGCCACGGAGACAGCGAACAGGGAGACAGTGACCACGACGCTACACATCGAGGACATTCTTCCG gcgcTGATCTCTTCTCGAACTGCacagaagagtgtaaagcactGGGCCATTCCGACCGATGCTGGATGCCCACCTTCGTGCCCACGGACAGTCGCCAGGGCGCCGACTACCGTAGCAACCTCCACGTGCCAGGCATGGACTCCGTGCCCGACACTGAGGTATTTGAGAGCGAGGCACAGCCTGGGGATAAGTCATTCTCCACCTTTGGCAAAGAGACGTCCCTCCacaaccaccacctccaccacaaccacaaccacagcCACCACCAAACCAACCACCAGTACAATCAAcacaacctccaccatcatgGCACCATAGACCGGAGAGAGTTAGATGCACTTCTGTCTTCTAACTCGCGCGCACCTTACAAACCTGCCTACATGA CGCGGAAAAGGATATGCTAG
- the pcdh10b gene encoding protocadherin-10b isoform X5 gives MIVFLLLLCLANGVVSQIRYSVPEEEEHGTFVGNIAEDLGLDLTKLASRRFQTVPSSRSPYLEVNLETGVLFVSEKIDRERICKQSATCLLHLEVFLENPLELFRVEIEVLDINDNPPEFPETDITVEISESATPGTRFPLETAFDPDVGSNALRTYDITTNNYFYLDVQTQTDGNKFAELVLEKPLDREQQAVHRYVLTAVDGGQPPRTGTALLVVKVLDSNDNVPVFDQPVYSISLAENAPVGTLVIQLNATDMDEGLNGEVVYSFSNHISSRVKELFDIDARTGRIEVRGDVDFEESGLYQIYVQAKDMGPNAVPAHCKVLVQVTDVNDNAPEITFSTVTESVSENAAPGTVIALLSVTDKDAEENGQIHVEILGEVPFKLKSSFRNYYTIVTDGPLNRESADSYTVTVVARDKGSPSLATSKSIKVQVSDENDNAPAFTQPIYDVYVTENNVPGAYIHAVNAIDPDIGRNAHLNYSILECDIQGMSVKTYVSINNESGALYALRSFDYEQLKDFSFTVQATDNGIPELSSNATVNVIIVDQNDNAPSVIAPLGKNGTAREPLPRSAEPGYLVARIVAMDADDGENARLSYSIQRGNENGMFRMDWRTGELRTARRVSAKRDPQQLYDLLIEVRDHGQPPLSSSASVMVTLVDSVVEGHSGDRSGTAKAKETSLDLTLILIIALGSVSFIFLLAMIVLAVRCQKDKKLNIYSTCVTSDCCLLGCGLCCCGRQARAARKKKKLSKSDIMLVQSAHASAATNAAVSVASASQVPVEESGSFGSLHQNQNYCYQVCLTPESAKTDLMFLKACSPSRSADTEHNPCGAIVTGYTDQQQPDIISNGSILSNETKHQRAELSYLVDRPRRVNRLSISRSSAFQEADIVSSKDSGHGDSEQGDSDHDATHRGHSSGADLFSNCTEECKALGHSDRCWMPTFVPTDSRQGADYRSNLHVPGMDSVPDTERGKGYASSFRVDIPETA, from the exons ATGATTGTGTTTCTGCTTCTGCTGTGTCTTGCGAATGGCGTGGTCTCTCAGATACGTTACTCGGtaccggaggaggaggagcacggAACCTTCGTGGGGAATATCGCAGAGGACTTGGGTTTGGACCTTACGAAACTCGCGTCTCGCAGGTTTCAGACTGTGCCCAGCTCACGGAGCCCTTACCTGGAGGTGAACCTGGAAACCGGTGTGCTTTTCGTCAGTGAGAAGATTGACCGCGAGCGCATTTGTAAACAGAGTGCCACCTGTCTCCTCCACCTTGAGGTGTTTCTCGAGAACCCGCTCGAACTCTTCCGCGTCGAGATCGAGGTCTTGGACATTAACGACAATCCCCCCGAATTCCCGGAGACCGACATCACCGTGGAGATCTCCGAGAGTGCCACCCCAGGCACTCGCTTCCCGCTGGAGACTGCCTTCGACCCGGACGTTGGCAGTAACGCATTACGCACGTACGACATCACCACAAACAATTATTTTTACCTGGACGTACAGACGCAGACCGATGGGAATAAATTCGCCGAACTTGTGCTGGAAAAGCCTCTTGATCGCGAGCAGCAGGCAGTTCACAGGTACGTGCTAACCGCAGTGGACGGTGGCCAGCCCCCGCGGACTGGCACGGCGCTGCTGGTAGTGAAAGTGCTCGACTCCAACGACAATGTTCCGGTGTTTGATCAGCCCGTGTACTCCATTAGCCTGGCTGAAAACGCGCCAGTGGGAACCCTGGTTATTCAGCTTAACGCAACCGACATGGATGAGGGACTGAACGGAGAAGTTGTGTATTCTTTCAGCAATCACATATCCAGTAGGGTTAAGGAGTTATTCGATATAGACGCACGCACCGGGAGGATAGAAGTGCGGGGGGATGTGGATTTCGAGGAGAGCGGTCTTTACCAGATTTATGTGCAAGCAAAGGATATGGGACCAAACGCCGTGCCCGCGCACTGCAAAGTTCTGGTGCAAGTGACAGACGTGAATGACAATGCGCCTGAGATCACCTTCAGCACAGTCACGGAGTCCGTTAGCGAGAATGCCGCTCCGGGAACTGTAATAGCGCTGCTTAGCGTCACGGACAAGGATGCCGAGGAAAACGGACAGATTCACGTCGAGATCCTTGGCGAAGTGCCATTCAAGCTCAAAAGCTCGTTCAGGAACTATTACACTATTGTCACGGACGGCCCGTTGAACAGAGAGAGCGCAGATTCCTACACAGTAACGGTGGTGGCCAGAGATAAAGGCTCCCCGTCTCTTGCCACAAGTAAATCGATTAAAGTCCAAGTTTctgatgaaaatgacaatgcgCCAGCGTTTACGCAGCCCATTTATGATGTGTATGTAACTGAAAATAATGTTCCCGGTGCATACATTCACGCAGTGAATGCGATAGACCCTGATATTGGTCGAAATGCGCATTTAAATTACTCCATACTGGAGTGTGACATACAGGGTATGTCGGTCAAAACCTACGTGTCAATCAACAACGAGAGCGGAGCTCTATACGCCCTCAGGTCATTCGATTACGAGCAGCTCAAAGACTTTAGTTTCACAGTCCAGGCGACAGACAATGGCATCCCCGAGCTCTCTTCAAACGCTACAGTCAATGTGATTATCGTGGACCAGAACGACAATGCCCCCTCTGTGATTGCGCCACTGGGCAAGAATGGAACGGCCAGAGAACCTCTGCCCCGCTCAGCCGAGCCCGGATACCTGGTCGCTCGCATCGTCGCCATGGATGCAGATGATGGCGAGAACGCACGGCTGTCTTACAGCATCCAGAGGGGAAATGAAAATGGCATGTTCCGTATGGACTGGCGAACTGGAGAGCTAAGGACTGCGCGCAGGGTGTCTGCCAAGCGGGACCCCCAGCAGCTGTATGACCTGTTGATCGAGGTTAGGGACCACGGCCAGCCGCCTCTGTCCTCCAGTGCCAGCGTGATGGTGACGCTGGTGGATAGCGTGGTGGAGGGCCACAGCGGAGACCGGAGCGGCACGGCCAAAGCGAAAGAGACCAGTCTGGACCTGACCCTGATCCTCATCATCGCTCTGGGTTCCGTCTCCTTCATCTTCCTGCTCGCCATGATTGTGCTTGCAGTGCGCTGTCAGAAGGACAAGAAGCTCAACATCTACAGCACGTGCGTGACCAGCGACTGCTGCCTCCTGGGCTGCGGCTTGTGCTGCTGCGGCAGGCAGGCGCGGGCCGCCCGGAAGAAAAAAAAGCTGAGCAAGTCGGACATTATGTTGGTGCAGAGCGCGCATGCCAGTGCGGCCACCAACGCGGCCGTCAGCGTTGCGAGCGCGTCGCAGGTGCCCGTGGAGGAATCCGGAAGCTTCGGCTCGCTCCACCAGAACCAGAACTACTGCTACCAGGTATGTCTGACACCGGAGTCCGCCAAAACCGACCTCATGTTCCTCAAGGCCTGTAGTCCGTCACGGAGCGCCGACACTGAACACAACCCTTGCGGAGCAATAGTAACAGGGTACACTGACCAGCAGCAGCCTGACATCATATCCAACGGCAGCATCTTATCGAATGAG ACCAAACACCAGCGTGCGGAGCTGAGCTACCTGGTGGACAGACCGAGGCGCGTGAACAG ACTCTCCATATCTCGCAGCTCGGCCTTCCAGGAGGCGGATATTGTGAGCTCGAAAGACAGTGGCCACGGAGACAGCGAACAGGGAGACAGTGACCACGACGCTACACATCGAGGACATTCTTCCG gcgcTGATCTCTTCTCGAACTGCacagaagagtgtaaagcactGGGCCATTCCGACCGATGCTGGATGCCCACCTTCGTGCCCACGGACAGTCGCCAGGGCGCCGACTACCGTAGCAACCTCCACGTGCCAGGCATGGACTCCGTGCCCGACACTGAG CGCGGAAAAGGATATGCTAG
- the pcdh10b gene encoding protocadherin-10b isoform X3 codes for MIVFLLLLCLANGVVSQIRYSVPEEEEHGTFVGNIAEDLGLDLTKLASRRFQTVPSSRSPYLEVNLETGVLFVSEKIDRERICKQSATCLLHLEVFLENPLELFRVEIEVLDINDNPPEFPETDITVEISESATPGTRFPLETAFDPDVGSNALRTYDITTNNYFYLDVQTQTDGNKFAELVLEKPLDREQQAVHRYVLTAVDGGQPPRTGTALLVVKVLDSNDNVPVFDQPVYSISLAENAPVGTLVIQLNATDMDEGLNGEVVYSFSNHISSRVKELFDIDARTGRIEVRGDVDFEESGLYQIYVQAKDMGPNAVPAHCKVLVQVTDVNDNAPEITFSTVTESVSENAAPGTVIALLSVTDKDAEENGQIHVEILGEVPFKLKSSFRNYYTIVTDGPLNRESADSYTVTVVARDKGSPSLATSKSIKVQVSDENDNAPAFTQPIYDVYVTENNVPGAYIHAVNAIDPDIGRNAHLNYSILECDIQGMSVKTYVSINNESGALYALRSFDYEQLKDFSFTVQATDNGIPELSSNATVNVIIVDQNDNAPSVIAPLGKNGTAREPLPRSAEPGYLVARIVAMDADDGENARLSYSIQRGNENGMFRMDWRTGELRTARRVSAKRDPQQLYDLLIEVRDHGQPPLSSSASVMVTLVDSVVEGHSGDRSGTAKAKETSLDLTLILIIALGSVSFIFLLAMIVLAVRCQKDKKLNIYSTCVTSDCCLLGCGLCCCGRQARAARKKKKLSKSDIMLVQSAHASAATNAAVSVASASQVPVEESGSFGSLHQNQNYCYQTKHQRAELSYLVDRPRRVNRLSISRSSAFQEADIVSSKDSGHGDSEQGDSDHDATHRGHSSGADLFSNCTEECKALGHSDRCWMPTFVPTDSRQGADYRSNLHVPGMDSVPDTEVFESEAQPGDKSFSTFGKETSLHNHHLHHNHNHSHHQTNHQYNQHNLHHHGTIDRRELDALLSSNSRAPYKPAYMTRKRIC; via the exons ATGATTGTGTTTCTGCTTCTGCTGTGTCTTGCGAATGGCGTGGTCTCTCAGATACGTTACTCGGtaccggaggaggaggagcacggAACCTTCGTGGGGAATATCGCAGAGGACTTGGGTTTGGACCTTACGAAACTCGCGTCTCGCAGGTTTCAGACTGTGCCCAGCTCACGGAGCCCTTACCTGGAGGTGAACCTGGAAACCGGTGTGCTTTTCGTCAGTGAGAAGATTGACCGCGAGCGCATTTGTAAACAGAGTGCCACCTGTCTCCTCCACCTTGAGGTGTTTCTCGAGAACCCGCTCGAACTCTTCCGCGTCGAGATCGAGGTCTTGGACATTAACGACAATCCCCCCGAATTCCCGGAGACCGACATCACCGTGGAGATCTCCGAGAGTGCCACCCCAGGCACTCGCTTCCCGCTGGAGACTGCCTTCGACCCGGACGTTGGCAGTAACGCATTACGCACGTACGACATCACCACAAACAATTATTTTTACCTGGACGTACAGACGCAGACCGATGGGAATAAATTCGCCGAACTTGTGCTGGAAAAGCCTCTTGATCGCGAGCAGCAGGCAGTTCACAGGTACGTGCTAACCGCAGTGGACGGTGGCCAGCCCCCGCGGACTGGCACGGCGCTGCTGGTAGTGAAAGTGCTCGACTCCAACGACAATGTTCCGGTGTTTGATCAGCCCGTGTACTCCATTAGCCTGGCTGAAAACGCGCCAGTGGGAACCCTGGTTATTCAGCTTAACGCAACCGACATGGATGAGGGACTGAACGGAGAAGTTGTGTATTCTTTCAGCAATCACATATCCAGTAGGGTTAAGGAGTTATTCGATATAGACGCACGCACCGGGAGGATAGAAGTGCGGGGGGATGTGGATTTCGAGGAGAGCGGTCTTTACCAGATTTATGTGCAAGCAAAGGATATGGGACCAAACGCCGTGCCCGCGCACTGCAAAGTTCTGGTGCAAGTGACAGACGTGAATGACAATGCGCCTGAGATCACCTTCAGCACAGTCACGGAGTCCGTTAGCGAGAATGCCGCTCCGGGAACTGTAATAGCGCTGCTTAGCGTCACGGACAAGGATGCCGAGGAAAACGGACAGATTCACGTCGAGATCCTTGGCGAAGTGCCATTCAAGCTCAAAAGCTCGTTCAGGAACTATTACACTATTGTCACGGACGGCCCGTTGAACAGAGAGAGCGCAGATTCCTACACAGTAACGGTGGTGGCCAGAGATAAAGGCTCCCCGTCTCTTGCCACAAGTAAATCGATTAAAGTCCAAGTTTctgatgaaaatgacaatgcgCCAGCGTTTACGCAGCCCATTTATGATGTGTATGTAACTGAAAATAATGTTCCCGGTGCATACATTCACGCAGTGAATGCGATAGACCCTGATATTGGTCGAAATGCGCATTTAAATTACTCCATACTGGAGTGTGACATACAGGGTATGTCGGTCAAAACCTACGTGTCAATCAACAACGAGAGCGGAGCTCTATACGCCCTCAGGTCATTCGATTACGAGCAGCTCAAAGACTTTAGTTTCACAGTCCAGGCGACAGACAATGGCATCCCCGAGCTCTCTTCAAACGCTACAGTCAATGTGATTATCGTGGACCAGAACGACAATGCCCCCTCTGTGATTGCGCCACTGGGCAAGAATGGAACGGCCAGAGAACCTCTGCCCCGCTCAGCCGAGCCCGGATACCTGGTCGCTCGCATCGTCGCCATGGATGCAGATGATGGCGAGAACGCACGGCTGTCTTACAGCATCCAGAGGGGAAATGAAAATGGCATGTTCCGTATGGACTGGCGAACTGGAGAGCTAAGGACTGCGCGCAGGGTGTCTGCCAAGCGGGACCCCCAGCAGCTGTATGACCTGTTGATCGAGGTTAGGGACCACGGCCAGCCGCCTCTGTCCTCCAGTGCCAGCGTGATGGTGACGCTGGTGGATAGCGTGGTGGAGGGCCACAGCGGAGACCGGAGCGGCACGGCCAAAGCGAAAGAGACCAGTCTGGACCTGACCCTGATCCTCATCATCGCTCTGGGTTCCGTCTCCTTCATCTTCCTGCTCGCCATGATTGTGCTTGCAGTGCGCTGTCAGAAGGACAAGAAGCTCAACATCTACAGCACGTGCGTGACCAGCGACTGCTGCCTCCTGGGCTGCGGCTTGTGCTGCTGCGGCAGGCAGGCGCGGGCCGCCCGGAAGAAAAAAAAGCTGAGCAAGTCGGACATTATGTTGGTGCAGAGCGCGCATGCCAGTGCGGCCACCAACGCGGCCGTCAGCGTTGCGAGCGCGTCGCAGGTGCCCGTGGAGGAATCCGGAAGCTTCGGCTCGCTCCACCAGAACCAGAACTACTGCTACCAG ACCAAACACCAGCGTGCGGAGCTGAGCTACCTGGTGGACAGACCGAGGCGCGTGAACAG ACTCTCCATATCTCGCAGCTCGGCCTTCCAGGAGGCGGATATTGTGAGCTCGAAAGACAGTGGCCACGGAGACAGCGAACAGGGAGACAGTGACCACGACGCTACACATCGAGGACATTCTTCCG gcgcTGATCTCTTCTCGAACTGCacagaagagtgtaaagcactGGGCCATTCCGACCGATGCTGGATGCCCACCTTCGTGCCCACGGACAGTCGCCAGGGCGCCGACTACCGTAGCAACCTCCACGTGCCAGGCATGGACTCCGTGCCCGACACTGAGGTATTTGAGAGCGAGGCACAGCCTGGGGATAAGTCATTCTCCACCTTTGGCAAAGAGACGTCCCTCCacaaccaccacctccaccacaaccacaaccacagcCACCACCAAACCAACCACCAGTACAATCAAcacaacctccaccatcatgGCACCATAGACCGGAGAGAGTTAGATGCACTTCTGTCTTCTAACTCGCGCGCACCTTACAAACCTGCCTACATGA CGCGGAAAAGGATATGCTAG